A region from the Cervus elaphus chromosome 10, mCerEla1.1, whole genome shotgun sequence genome encodes:
- the AQP8 gene encoding aquaporin-8, translating into MFTEAAASMCDLESGSVKVKEPRGRGRGQGGWYERLVQPCLVELLGSALFIFIGCLSVIENGPDTGRLQPALAHGLALGLVIATLGNISGGHFNPAVSLAATLVGGLRLTMLFPYWISQLCGGLIGAALAKVVSPEERFWNATGAAFVTVQESEQVAGAVVAEIILTTLLALTVCMGAINEKTLGPLAPFCIGFSVTVDILAGGAVSGACMNPARAFGPAMVANHWDFHWIYWLGPLLASLLVGVLIRLFIGDAKIRLILKGR; encoded by the exons ATGTTTACAGAG GCAGCTGCATCCATGTGTGACCTGGAGTCAGGCAGCGTCAAGGTGAAGGAGCCCAGAGGCAGGGGCCGGGGCCAGGGGGGCTGGTATGAGCGGTTGGTGCAGCCCTGCCTGGTGGAACTGCTGGGCTCCGCTCTGTTCATCTTCATCGGCTGCTTGTCGGTCATCGAGAACGGGCCGGACACCGGGCGGCTGCAGCCGGCGCTGGCCCACGGGCTGGCCCTGGGGCTGGTCATTGCCACGCTGGGGAACATCAG TGGTGGACACTTCAACCCTGCGGTTTCCCTGGCAGCCACGTTGGTCGGCGGCCTCAGGCTGACGATGCTGTTTCCCTACTGGATCTCCCAGCTGTGCGGGGGGCTGATCGGGGCCGCGTTGGCTAAG GTGGTGAGTCCCGAGGAGAGGTTCTGGAATGCGACCGGGGCGGCCTTTGTGACAGTCCAGGAGTCGGAGCAGGTGGCCGGGGCAGTGGTGGCGGAGATCATCCTGACGACACTGCTGGCATTGACCGTGTGCATGGGCGCCATCAACGAGAAGACGCTAGGTCCTCTGGCCCCATTCTGCATCGGCTTCTCTGTCACCGTGGACATCCTGGCGGG GGGTGCTGTGTCTGGAGCGTGCATGAATCCTGCCCGGGCCTTTGGACCTGCCATGGTGGCCAACCACTGGGACTTCCACTGGATCTACTGGCTGGGCCCCCTCCTGGCCAGCCTGCTTGTAGGAGTGCTCATCAG